From a single Nicotiana tabacum cultivar K326 chromosome 8, ASM71507v2, whole genome shotgun sequence genomic region:
- the LOC107759951 gene encoding protein LIGHT-DEPENDENT SHORT HYPOCOTYLS 5-like codes for MDSTSRVGASNPNNNGGGGGGGGEGPSSATASGRITESEGGSAAPAAPPSRYESQKRRDWNTFLQYLRNHKPPLTLARCSGAHVIEFLKYLDQFGKTKVHVTGCPYFGHPNPPAPCACPLKQAWGSLDALIGRLRAAYEENGGKPESNPFGAKAVRIYLREVRESQAKARGIPYEKKKRKRPSSSTVTAGSSASSGGVIAVEGGGSGGGDGGGNAGDGSGGGAAIGPPPTATNPTE; via the exons ATGGATTCAACATCCAGGGTTGGAGCATCCAACCCGAACAATAATGGTGGTGGTGGAGGTGGAGGAGGAGAGGGTCCATCATCAGCAACTGCAAGTGGTCGGATCACTGAGAGTGAAG GAGGATCTGCGGCTCCTGCAGCACCACCGAGCCGCTACGAGTCACAAAAGCGTCGAGACTGGAACACTTTCTTACAGTACCTAAGGAACCACAAGCCACCATTAACCCTAGCCCGCTGCAGTGGAGCTCACGTGATCGAGTTCCTAAAATACCTCGATCAGTTCGGGAAGACGAAGGTGCACGTGACCGGGTGCCCTTATTTCGGGCACCCGAATCCACCAGCACCATGTGCGTGTCCGTTGAAACAGGCTTGGGGTAGCCTTGATGCCCTAATTGGAAGGCTAAGAGCTGCTTATGAAGAAAATGGAGGAAAGCCTGAATCAAACCCTTTTGGTGCTAAAGCTGTTAGAATATATTTAAGGGAAGTTAGAGAAAGTCAAGCTAAAGCTAGAGGAATACCTTATGAAAAGAAGAAACGCAAACGGCCAAGTTCAAGTACGGTCACAGCTGGCAGCAGCGCTAGCAGCGGCGGTGTTATTGCAGTAGAAGGCGGTGGTAGTGGTGGAGGAGATGGTGGAGGTAATGCTGGTGATGGCAGTGGCGGCGGCGCTGCTATTGGTCCGCCACCTACTGCTACTAATCCAACAGAATAG